One Halostagnicola kamekurae DNA segment encodes these proteins:
- a CDS encoding HVO_2753 family zinc finger protein, with protein MSSTDRRETRSCVSCGINISGTNAAAFKCPECGNQIYRCAKCRKQSNLYECDDCGFTGP; from the coding sequence ATGAGTTCCACGGATAGACGAGAGACGCGCTCCTGTGTCTCTTGTGGGATCAACATCTCGGGAACGAACGCTGCAGCGTTCAAGTGCCCCGAATGTGGCAACCAGATTTACCGCTGTGCAAAGTGCCGGAAACAGAGCAACCTCTACGAGTGTGACGACTGCGGGTTCACCGGACCTTAA
- a CDS encoding elongation factor 1-beta — MGKVAAKIKVMPNSPEIDLDALQERLESALPEGAKINGTEREEVAFGLVALYATVIVPDGAGGTETVEESFGDVEGVESVGVENVGRI; from the coding sequence ATGGGGAAAGTAGCCGCCAAAATCAAGGTCATGCCGAACAGTCCCGAGATCGACCTCGACGCGCTCCAAGAGCGCCTCGAGAGCGCGCTCCCGGAGGGCGCCAAAATCAACGGCACCGAACGCGAGGAGGTCGCGTTCGGTCTCGTCGCCCTGTACGCGACGGTCATCGTCCCCGACGGCGCGGGCGGGACCGAAACCGTCGAGGAGAGCTTCGGCGACGTCGAAGGCGTCGAGAGCGTCGGCGTGGAGAACGTCGGTCGAATCTAA
- a CDS encoding 50S ribosomal protein L21e: protein MPKSNGPRQGTRRKLANDPRDRGTSPPQRAIQDYDDGQKVHLKIDPSIPDGRFHPRFDGQTGRVVGKQGSAFKVQINDGGKDKTVLVSAAHMSAQE, encoded by the coding sequence ATGCCGAAATCTAATGGGCCACGCCAAGGAACTCGGAGAAAACTCGCGAACGATCCTCGGGACCGCGGTACGTCGCCGCCACAGCGGGCGATTCAGGACTACGACGACGGACAGAAAGTCCACCTGAAGATCGACCCGAGCATTCCTGACGGACGTTTCCATCCGCGATTCGACGGGCAGACTGGACGCGTCGTCGGGAAACAGGGGAGCGCGTTCAAAGTCCAGATCAACGACGGCGGCAAGGACAAAACGGTGCTCGTCTCGGCCGCGCACATGAGCGCGCAGGAATGA
- a CDS encoding RNA polymerase Rpb4 family protein, whose amino-acid sequence MTIFKEIVDEEFLTVSDVKEHLADIETERALEEDRELRYELARTIEHVNRFAVLDPEDAQALVEDLQDHEKVDEETAYKITNLLPQDRDELRSVYAQQRYSLSGDELDEILNTIARYA is encoded by the coding sequence ATGACGATCTTCAAAGAGATCGTCGACGAGGAGTTCCTGACGGTCTCGGACGTGAAGGAACACCTCGCCGATATCGAGACCGAACGCGCGCTCGAGGAGGACCGAGAGCTTCGCTACGAGCTCGCGCGGACGATCGAGCACGTCAACCGGTTCGCCGTCCTCGACCCCGAGGACGCACAGGCGCTGGTCGAGGATCTCCAGGACCACGAGAAAGTCGACGAGGAAACCGCCTACAAGATCACGAACCTCCTCCCACAGGACCGAGACGAACTCCGATCGGTCTACGCACAGCAGCGCTACTCGCTGTCGGGAGACGAACTCGACGAGATTCTCAACACCATCGCCCGGTACGCCTGA
- a CDS encoding DUF655 domain-containing protein, which produces MSEAERDETNVRRTVVLDYLAHGLSDDGRPQYAKSPAGYAMDIEDFSLYEVAFDEDERLTIGSEVVVEPAEERDIVVEAREVEYDDLSSGAQSELEYVVQDLVADHEERFVDFYNEAQPITLRLHQLNLLPGIGKKLRNGILDERKRKPFDDFEELADRVSGLHDPDEILVERIIQELRDDDLKYKTFVGQRDQE; this is translated from the coding sequence ATGAGCGAAGCCGAGCGCGACGAGACGAACGTACGCCGGACGGTTGTGCTTGATTACCTCGCACACGGCCTCTCCGACGACGGCCGCCCGCAGTACGCGAAGTCGCCAGCGGGGTACGCGATGGACATCGAGGACTTCTCCCTCTACGAGGTCGCGTTCGACGAGGACGAACGACTCACGATCGGAAGCGAGGTCGTCGTCGAACCCGCCGAAGAGCGGGACATCGTGGTCGAGGCGCGCGAGGTCGAGTATGACGACCTGTCGTCGGGTGCACAGTCCGAACTCGAGTACGTCGTTCAGGACTTGGTCGCAGACCACGAAGAGCGCTTCGTCGATTTCTACAACGAGGCACAGCCGATCACGTTACGGCTCCACCAGTTGAACCTCCTGCCGGGCATCGGGAAGAAACTCAGAAACGGCATCCTCGACGAACGAAAGCGCAAGCCGTTCGACGACTTCGAGGAACTGGCAGATCGGGTCTCCGGGTTGCACGATCCGGACGAGATCCTCGTCGAACGGATCATTCAGGAGTTGCGCGACGACGATCTGAAGTACAAGACGTTCGTGGGCCAACGCGATCAGGAGTAG
- a CDS encoding 16S ribosomal RNA methyltransferase A: protein MRDPDGLIARAGVRGDPDRDQHFLIDDRVLDRLPTYLTEIDADTSHVLEIGGGTGALTDRLLAVADAVTVIERDRKLAAFLREEFADEIEDGRLTVVEGDALEVELPGFTASVSNLPYGVSSEITFRLLPESRPLVLMFQQEFAERMVAEPGASEYGRLSVSTQHYADVELVETIPKEAFSPPPAVQSAVVRLAPRDPEYEVDDEGFFLRFVKALFTQRRKTMRNAVRNTGHISRLADPDAVVDAADEDLLRKRPDAVTPAEFAALANLATDVSDRTDG from the coding sequence ATGAGAGACCCAGACGGCCTGATCGCTCGAGCCGGCGTTCGGGGCGATCCGGACCGGGACCAGCACTTTCTGATCGACGACCGCGTGCTCGATCGGCTGCCGACGTATCTGACAGAAATCGACGCTGATACGTCCCACGTGCTCGAGATCGGTGGCGGAACCGGCGCGCTGACGGATCGGCTGCTCGCGGTCGCCGACGCGGTGACCGTGATCGAGCGCGACCGGAAGCTGGCCGCGTTCCTTCGCGAGGAGTTCGCCGACGAAATCGAGGACGGACGACTGACGGTCGTCGAAGGGGACGCACTCGAGGTCGAGTTACCCGGGTTTACGGCGTCCGTTTCGAACCTCCCCTACGGCGTCTCGAGTGAGATCACGTTTCGGCTGCTGCCGGAATCCCGGCCGCTCGTGTTGATGTTCCAGCAGGAGTTCGCCGAACGGATGGTCGCCGAGCCCGGGGCGTCCGAGTACGGCCGACTGTCGGTGTCGACCCAGCACTACGCGGACGTCGAACTCGTCGAAACGATCCCGAAAGAGGCGTTTTCGCCGCCGCCCGCGGTCCAGAGCGCGGTCGTCCGGCTCGCGCCGCGCGACCCGGAGTACGAAGTCGACGACGAAGGGTTCTTCCTCCGGTTCGTCAAGGCGCTTTTCACGCAGCGCCGGAAGACGATGCGAAACGCCGTTCGGAACACGGGCCACATCTCGAGGCTCGCGGATCCCGACGCGGTCGTCGACGCGGCCGACGAGGACCTGCTTCGAAAGCGCCCCGACGCCGTGACGCCCGCCGAGTTCGCCGCGCTCGCGAACCTCGCGACGGACGTGAGCGATCGAACCGACGGCTGA
- a CDS encoding mechanosensitive ion channel family protein → MFEVLFGLDWLGEQFSTSTQRLVVTIATVGVLLYVVVSYQRIQNWLSTRTRALYADFVTMFLLFCACGVALAVILGVWQETTLITNEFERLNPQSPEIARAVISAILLLSGFIVTRFVRRVIQELFSSSTAVTDHQREVTHRLTQVAIWALTMVVILGVWIDDLNGLLVGAGLFGAGLGMAAKQTLSSVLAGFVLMFSRPFEIGDWIEVQDSEGTVTDISIFNTRIQSFDGEYIMVPNDIIASGMIINRSRRGRLRVEIEIGVDYTADVERAAELAEQTLQDLEIAQTAPAPHVVSKGFGDSAVLLSARFWIDKPSARRRWRARTAGVTAIKDAFDEEGIKIPYPQRELSGRAERGGFVLANDEGIEPASADAANSDDDSSGSHAAQYDERTDARSKRADSDSGRDANSDGDGSDSESDEDGERVAPSEDG, encoded by the coding sequence ATGTTCGAGGTACTCTTCGGGCTCGACTGGTTGGGGGAGCAGTTTTCGACGTCGACCCAGCGCCTCGTCGTGACGATCGCGACGGTTGGGGTGTTGCTCTACGTCGTGGTGTCGTACCAGCGGATACAGAACTGGCTTTCCACCCGAACACGCGCGCTGTACGCCGATTTCGTCACGATGTTTCTCCTCTTTTGTGCCTGTGGTGTCGCGCTCGCGGTCATCCTCGGCGTCTGGCAGGAAACGACACTGATTACGAACGAATTCGAGCGTCTGAACCCCCAGTCACCGGAGATCGCTCGCGCCGTCATCTCCGCGATCCTCCTCCTGAGCGGGTTTATCGTGACGCGTTTCGTCCGGCGGGTCATACAGGAGTTGTTCAGTTCGTCGACGGCCGTCACCGACCACCAGCGCGAGGTCACCCATCGCCTTACACAGGTGGCGATCTGGGCGCTCACGATGGTCGTGATTCTGGGCGTCTGGATCGACGACTTGAACGGGCTGTTGGTCGGCGCGGGCCTGTTCGGTGCGGGGCTCGGAATGGCGGCCAAGCAGACGCTGAGTTCGGTCCTCGCGGGATTCGTCCTGATGTTCTCGCGGCCGTTCGAGATCGGCGACTGGATCGAAGTACAGGACAGCGAGGGGACCGTGACCGACATTTCGATCTTCAACACGCGGATCCAGTCGTTCGACGGCGAGTACATCATGGTACCCAACGACATCATCGCCTCGGGCATGATCATCAACCGCTCGCGGCGGGGGCGACTGCGAGTCGAAATCGAGATCGGCGTCGACTACACCGCCGACGTCGAGCGGGCGGCCGAGCTAGCGGAACAGACGCTGCAGGACCTCGAGATCGCCCAGACGGCACCGGCTCCCCACGTGGTCTCGAAGGGGTTCGGCGACTCCGCGGTGCTTTTGAGCGCGCGATTCTGGATCGACAAGCCGAGCGCGCGCCGACGCTGGCGCGCACGGACCGCGGGCGTTACGGCGATCAAGGACGCCTTCGACGAGGAGGGCATCAAGATCCCGTATCCACAGCGCGAACTGTCCGGACGCGCTGAACGGGGCGGGTTCGTGCTAGCCAACGACGAGGGGATCGAACCGGCGAGCGCCGATGCCGCGAACTCCGACGATGATTCGTCCGGATCGCACGCCGCACAGTACGACGAACGGACCGACGCCCGTTCGAAACGCGCCGATTCCGATTCGGGACGCGACGCGAACTCGGACGGGGACGGCTCCGATTCGGAGTCCGACGAGGACGGCGAACGAGTCGCGCCCTCGGAGGACGGATAG
- a CDS encoding HemK2/MTQ2 family protein methyltransferase, which yields MDLADRRDLETDVYQPAEDSELLADAACDRLEEEDLVLEVGTGSGYVANRLAEETGARVIASDVNPHALAQARSEGVEPVRADLVEPFADGRFDAVAFNPPYLPTESDTEWDDWMERALSGGEDGREVVDPFLDTVARVLAPDGVVFLLVSSLTGVDEVVERAGENGFSAVAVADESFPFETLTVLELL from the coding sequence ATGGATCTCGCCGACCGACGCGACCTCGAGACCGACGTCTACCAGCCGGCGGAGGACTCGGAGCTGCTCGCCGACGCCGCCTGCGACCGGCTCGAGGAGGAGGACCTCGTGCTCGAGGTCGGCACCGGCTCGGGCTACGTCGCGAACCGACTCGCCGAGGAGACGGGTGCGCGCGTGATCGCCTCCGACGTGAACCCCCATGCCCTCGCGCAGGCTCGCAGCGAGGGCGTCGAGCCGGTTCGGGCCGATCTGGTCGAACCGTTCGCCGACGGCCGTTTCGACGCGGTCGCGTTCAACCCGCCGTACCTCCCGACGGAATCCGACACCGAGTGGGACGACTGGATGGAGCGGGCGCTCTCGGGCGGAGAGGACGGGCGCGAGGTCGTCGATCCGTTTCTGGATACGGTCGCCCGCGTGCTCGCCCCCGACGGCGTCGTGTTCCTGCTCGTGAGCAGTCTCACCGGCGTCGACGAAGTCGTCGAGCGCGCCGGCGAGAACGGCTTCAGCGCCGTCGCCGTCGCCGACGAGTCGTTTCCCTTCGAGACGCTGACCGTTCTCGAACTGCTGTAG
- a CDS encoding MutS-related protein has protein sequence MRLEEYWGVGPKTRETLVAELGRERAIRAIESGDVRTLSEAGLPRGRATRILRRATGGAGMDVLATSDARTAYKELLDLAVEHAVTERAADRIRVLTPRTSREEMTDRLDGVLAARDAWTDLEEADKDRVLEAYDRYDERDESEHAAVEAALALLEAGVDSGPFETIAELDRETLAEAADALGALTGGRVREGADDELDRLRTALGAVEDMDANALELIEELRDDGVHDVEGFRDAFEDRLLSETGVTVEQVRDAMPTDASDATDFVGGTLRELRSNLTGAVDEREAAVAAEFEETLEAADEAVEKAVSAVDEIALHLSLARFAIAYDCTRPTFVGDEGARSDDDAISVVNARNLSLEARDDESVQPVTYGLGSHGVTSVPEEVGSVPGEEDVAVLTGANSGGKTTLLETLCQVVLLASMGLPVPADRAEVTPVDSLVFHRRHASFNAGVLESTLKSIVPPLSSGGRTLMLVDEFEAITEPGSAADLLHGLVTLSVDRDAMGVFVTHLADDLEPLPEAARVDGIFAEGLDPDLELLVDYQPRFNTVGRSTPEFIVSRLVANATDRTERTGFETLAEAVGDEIVQRTLADARWNE, from the coding sequence ATGCGACTCGAGGAGTACTGGGGAGTCGGGCCGAAGACCCGCGAGACGCTGGTCGCGGAACTCGGCAGGGAACGAGCCATCAGAGCGATCGAGAGCGGCGACGTTCGGACCCTCTCGGAGGCGGGATTGCCCCGCGGTCGGGCGACCCGCATTCTCCGGCGGGCGACCGGCGGCGCGGGAATGGACGTGCTGGCGACCAGCGACGCGCGCACGGCCTACAAGGAACTGCTCGATCTGGCGGTCGAACACGCGGTCACCGAGCGCGCGGCCGATCGGATCAGAGTGCTCACGCCCCGAACCAGCCGCGAGGAGATGACCGACCGGCTCGACGGCGTTCTGGCGGCCCGCGACGCCTGGACCGATCTCGAGGAGGCGGACAAAGACCGCGTGCTCGAGGCCTACGACCGCTACGACGAGCGCGACGAGAGCGAACACGCGGCCGTCGAAGCGGCGCTCGCGCTGCTCGAGGCGGGCGTCGACTCCGGGCCGTTCGAGACGATCGCCGAACTGGACCGCGAGACGCTCGCGGAGGCCGCCGACGCGCTCGGCGCGTTGACCGGCGGGCGCGTTCGCGAGGGAGCAGACGACGAACTCGATCGGCTCCGGACCGCCCTGGGGGCGGTCGAAGACATGGACGCGAACGCGCTCGAACTCATCGAGGAGCTTCGAGACGACGGCGTCCACGACGTCGAGGGCTTCCGCGACGCGTTCGAGGATCGGCTGCTGAGCGAGACGGGGGTCACGGTCGAGCAGGTTCGGGACGCGATGCCGACCGACGCCAGCGACGCCACCGACTTCGTCGGCGGCACGCTTCGGGAGCTTCGATCGAACCTCACCGGGGCCGTCGACGAGCGCGAGGCGGCCGTCGCGGCGGAGTTCGAGGAAACGCTCGAGGCGGCGGACGAGGCCGTCGAGAAAGCTGTCTCCGCGGTCGACGAGATCGCCTTACACCTCTCGCTCGCGCGGTTCGCGATCGCCTATGACTGTACGCGACCGACGTTCGTCGGGGACGAAGGCGCTCGGAGCGACGACGACGCGATTTCGGTGGTAAACGCTCGAAACCTCTCGCTCGAGGCGCGCGACGACGAGTCCGTCCAGCCGGTCACGTACGGCCTCGGATCTCACGGCGTGACGAGCGTCCCCGAGGAGGTCGGCTCCGTCCCCGGCGAGGAAGACGTGGCCGTCCTCACGGGGGCCAACAGCGGCGGGAAGACGACGCTGCTCGAGACGCTCTGTCAGGTCGTGTTGCTGGCGTCGATGGGGCTGCCCGTTCCGGCCGATCGGGCGGAAGTAACCCCCGTCGACTCGCTGGTCTTTCACCGACGCCACGCGAGTTTCAACGCCGGCGTGCTCGAGTCGACGCTGAAGTCGATCGTGCCGCCGCTTTCGTCCGGCGGCCGAACGCTGATGCTGGTCGACGAGTTCGAGGCGATCACCGAACCCGGCAGCGCGGCCGATCTATTACACGGGCTCGTCACGCTCTCGGTCGACAGGGACGCGATGGGCGTGTTCGTCACGCACCTCGCGGACGACTTAGAGCCCCTGCCAGAGGCGGCCCGCGTCGACGGTATCTTCGCGGAGGGGCTCGATCCCGACCTCGAGTTGCTCGTCGATTACCAGCCCCGATTCAACACCGTCGGGCGCTCGACCCCGGAGTTCATCGTCTCGAGGCTGGTCGCGAACGCGACGGATCGAACCGAGCG